cgGTTGactttaagcatatatctcaaatttatcctaatttaatattttatatataaatataactaatttccaTCATGAATCTTATAGGTAgaaacccgattaacccgctgggctagcccaaaacccgagcttttaggatTAGGGTCGAACTTCTATAaaccgaaagaaatcacaacccggttagaccgcacccgattgacctgCAACCCGAGTAGGATTGGCCTGAAACCCGAGGGACCGGCCCGATTGGCATCCCGCACCTTTAATGTCATTATGTAAATGTACACTTTTTTGAGACTTCATCTGTTTGTGAAAAATAATCCATATTGGATGACTAGATGCATGTTTTCAATAATCAATAGGCCATTTTCTCATGTTGAATCTTTATACTTTGATCCTCTTAAACCAAAGTTTTATTATGTGTTTGTCGTGgtgattatttttaatttcttaaattgagGTTTGCTTCACAGGCAATCGGGCTTCAATTCAAGTAAATAATTTATGTTAAAAAATCGTAAAGTGATAGTTTTTCAATTACATCAAGAGCTATCTACTTAAAATCACAAAAGTTTATGCAAATCTCTCTTAACAAAACAATTTCTATATTTCAGTTATATATCgatcaaaataataaatatagtgTATATAATTAGAAGAATAAAACGATTAAAAAATTTGATTGTTCTTGGTTCGATTGAATAATGtaacaaaattgaaatttagtGTAGAATTAATATTCCAAAAACAGTTAGTAGTTGAAAAGTTAATGTGTCGGCGTCAACAAATTAAATGCGTTTGATATAGACAAATATATTAACTTcgatatttaatttttctttaacAATAAGAACTTAGTTGAATTTATGCAATAAAGttcatgtcaaaattataaaatagttATCTTTTTTAGCGTTGAGTCTTTTCTACTACTAATAGGTATGAAAATtaagaataaatatttaataagttaagaaaataaagttgaatattttctaatagatttgaaaattaataataaatatttaataaattaagaaaataaagtaagagaaaaaacaaaatattactactactccatatactaataaaataagaataaaaagaaaaataaaggagATTAAATGTATTGGAAATTGTCATATGACGCAATTATAATTTGAAGATCAAAAAAGAAGTTTTAACAAAAATAGCAAATCATACattaattcatatatttaatcatAAACAAATAGTAATACTAGTACATAATTTATTAGGAATAACTTCAATTAGATAATCACCGACCGTGAGGGTGCATCACGTGCGGTGGGATGGGAGTGAAGTGAACGGAAGCGCGTGGCATACAAAATAAGCATCACCGGCTGAGGCGGTGACTATTCCGTATTTTCGGCCGTACAGATGAGGCGGCGGCTCATTAAAGCTCATCTATTAATAATTTCATGCCGTACACTTGTTTGCTATCACAtgctttcatttttaatactccCACCGTTCCATATTAATAGATGCATTTTTTTTCAGCACGGAGTTTACTTTTTACCAAAAtttgaaatgactcaattaacttgtaactttctaaaataaaaaaatgactctattaacatggaacagatggagtactaaaataaataaataaaccttATATAAATCggtctaattttatttataccaCGCATTAGTTTTACTACTATCatttagttaaattaattatgaatcaatTTTTAATCCTATAATATACCTATATAAAACTTATGTACATTATCATTActtattaatttcttttacaaGGTTAATCGTGAATTATCACATGGATTCATTAGCCCTCTACATAATCAAACCATTTTTTTGGCATTGTGAGGTAGTAGTTGTGTAGAAGGGTGATTACAGGTCTAATTTTAGGGTGAAAATTGTTCTATCCacttttatttagttatatatcaaatcaaattatttgttttggtgAAGATGTATATATATCATCCCACTTTTTCCGTACGCAATTTTTTGTGGTGGAAATTTGAATATCGTCGATGGATAATGTAATCTTCATGTCGGATAATTATATTATCTCACTGTGCAAATGAATTATCCCATAGAAAAATTGGACTAATGTAAGTTTTCAATCggacaaaattaattttatatacgGACAAAAATTGTGGCCACCATAAGTTAATTAGATTTTAAATGTCTTCACGTACACCTTATCAACATTTGGTGGatatatatttgtatatttacaTTAACTCATATGTACCGGTGGATATTTGTACAATTACATTAACTCTCTTCTAGCAAAAAATGTTAAAACCCCACCCTCTGCGGCTCCTAGTATCCCGGTTCGATAATATTGTGAGGTATGTTCAATCAGAATACATGGTAGTCCGCTAAGGTGGAGGTCTAGAGGATTGTAACCATGGGCAGATCGAAGTGTATTgggggaggggcttaagccctcaatgatttttttcaaacttattttctattaattattttaaaatttattcaaatttagtgtaaattataatgtaacaaattatataagttactaaaaaatatacttaaaaacaaaatttagaaatctcAGCCCCTATCGATAAATATTTATGCGTCCTCCACTGACTGTAACTCATTGTCCTgccaaaagcaaaaaaaaaacattaactCACATCTACATTTTCATGGGTTTCTCTTGATTTCTTTTCATTACTGTTCTTTTACCAAATTGTTCAGTTCATAATAAGTTTATCGACTTATTAAATGAATTTTCGATTCGTTTGTGGCATCAATTGTTTCATTGCTCATTGTCTTCGTTATTCGTCTTGTTCCACTATGAGTTGTTGTCGTCCAAAGCTCAAAGACGATGTGTTGTGTGTTTGATGTTCCCTCGGCAAGCGCAAAAGGTTCCACCCTATACATTGGCGGACACACGAAGAATGGCtaaggggcttaagcccctcccaaaagatatttttaatcattttttctaCTACTGTTATTTCCAGATTGGTTGAAAATCATGTTTAGCCCCTGTCAAAATGTGTCATTAAAGATTAAATTATTGAAAAGTGATTAGTTGGAAGGGgctgaaatttgaaattagagAATGAGAAGTATCAACTCTCAACAATGACTGTCAATcgtttgatgaagaagaagcaaaccaaatttacttaattggagtataaaattattatttaagaAAATTCTTAAGCCTTTTTCACGCTATTTCCCTCGCGTGTTAGACATGTTCATCTAGCATTCTAATTTCTTACACTAATAGTTTTATCAATTAGCTTGTATATTTGAGCTTTCAAACTCATAAATCAAGTTTCTTATGCTTCTGACGTGTCGTGGAGAATATCATTGGGGTACGTTCCTCTTCGCCTAATGAGAATGGTATCATTCACTTCTTTTAGTTACAGTATTTTATAACATTGATACCCTCCCATTAGAAATATTCATGAACAGTGTTAAAGAACCAAATATGTGATTACATTATATATCGAGTTTAGTATAGTAATTGATATGAAGACTTCTATTTGTAGTTGTAGAAAGGATTAGACAGACTCTTGGCCCAAGCCCATACAATTTTGACCCCGAGACCAAAATGATGCGATTTCATTTATTCTTGAATATTGGATATGGTGAAACCATGGATATAAAGTGATTTTGTTGCAAAACGTTACATTAGAATTAAGATGAGAATAAATAAGAAATTAAGCGTTAATTGCTTATTAAATTTCGAAGAATAAGTAATATTCAGTTTGCCCCGCACCTAAAATTTGAATGATGATCACAATTCacaaagttttaaaaaatttctattgccttatttgaccaaatttgttttgtatttctTTCTTTGGCTTAAAACTATTAAATGTAATCTTTTGTGCCGTTGCAATAATAACTTTTGCGTCACTATCTTGGCATCATCAAAATTTTACATGTGTACATTAATTTAACATTATTTTTgctttataaaaaataaatatgaaactaTTGGGAAATTTTAAGACtttataaattttcatttaaGCTTTAAAAGACActagtaaaatcaaaatgaaaccAAACTTGGCGGTATACTGGTATTAcatgtaattaattatttaaataaaaagcgTTGATATTAcatgtaattaattatttaaataaaaagcgTTGATGTAAAAACGCGATTTGAGCAACAAATCTTGGTTCCAGCCGGTGGAGCTGCAAAATCCCTCACGATTTGATCCGTATGAGAAAAACAGCAAACCCGGCAAGATGATGGTGGATCTCAGCTCCTTCTCGGAGGAGAAATTCGATCCTAAGAAATGGATCAACAACGCCGTACAGCAGCGGCACCCGCAGGATCCCGTCGAGAAGCATCTCGTCGATCTGGAGATGAAGCTGCAGATGGTGTCCGAGGAGATCGCCGCCTCTCTTGAGGAGCAGAGCTCCGCCGCGCTCCTCCGCGTCCCCCGTGCCTCCCGCGACGTCCTTCGCCTCCGTGACGACGCGCTCTCGCTCCGCTCATCCGTCGCCAGCATACTGATCTCGCTCAAGAAGGTGCTCTCATTTCTGTTGCACGTGTCTATCATCACAATAATGTCGCTGGAATATCatatttcaattcagtttatctTTAAATTTAGAATTAGAGATGAATGTATTTGGATGAATGCGGATTTGAGTTTTACTGATTTGGAGTAGTTACTAAGTTAATGCAGGCTAAAACTAACAAGTTTGGAACTAGTTACCAACGAAATTGGTGAAAATCAGAGAAGCCGAGTAATTTGAAGTTGCTAATTGAGTGTGAATTCGCAAACGAGAATAGTTTGTTTGCTGATTTAGAATGTTTTAACATGAGTCTGGTGCATGCGTAGCAATCCGAGTTCTTAATCCGAGATTAATTTGCTGATATGTTCAGGAGTAGTTACCTAGTGTTACATTTGTGTGTCAATTTTATTTCGTTCTGTAGGCTGAAGGATCATCTGCAGAGTCGATCAACGCCCTTGCTAAAATTGATACAGTCAAGAGGAGGATGGAAGCTGCATATGAGACATTGCAGGTCTAGTTATGATTTAAATTTCTTATGTAGGACTCTCTCAGCTGTTGGCTATTTGTTTCTTGTTGGTCAATTGAAGTTTTTTCTGTTGTTGAACAGGATGCTGCTGGATTAACACAACTAAGCTCAACTGTGGAGGATGTATTTGCCAGTGGAGATCTCCCACGAGCTGCAGAAACGTTGGCTAACATGAGACATTGTCTTGCTGCTGTTGGGGAGGTATTCTTTTACTAACCCGTgcatttgttttgtttgttgctGAGAATCTGCGAAAGAGCATTGCTCATGAATTTGAGATGATTAGGTTGCTGAATTTGCTAATATAAGGAAGCAACTTGAAGTTTTGGAAGATAGACTGGACTCAATGGTCCAGCCTCGTCTGACAGATGCATTGAACAATAAAAAGGTAGCCTACATAATTGTATTTTACTTCTAAGTTGAATAATTCCTTTGTCTTGGATATCGTTCTAGCCGTCATCAACATTTACTTGACAAGGAGcttaattctctttctctttctcttgtaGGCTAATGTCGCTCAAGAAATGCGGGGAATCCTCATTAGAATTGGGAGATTTAAGTCTTTAGAGAATTACTACACAAAAGTCCACCTCAGATCCATAAAGAAGCTATGGGAAGATTTTGACTTAAAGCAACAATCCAATAAAGTTGCAAATGAGAAGAACGAAATGGAACAGTTCTCACGTAATGTGGATTCAAAATCCAATGTGCCAACACTATCTTTCGCACAATGGTTGCCAAGTTTCTATGACGAGTTGCTACTTTATCTTGAGCAAGAGTGGAAGTGGTATTACTTGTTTACATTCTATTGATTCTTATTGTCTGGTGTTGTGCTTGACACAAGTAGGAGATATGTTTTATGAAATGCTCATTCCTCTTCAGGTGCATTCTTGCCTTCCCTGAAGATTACAAAACTCTTGTTCCAAAATTGTTGACTGAGACAATGGCATCCATCTGTACAAGTTTTGTGTCCCGTGTTAATCTAGCTACTGGAAATGTTGTCCCTGAGACTAAAGCATTGGCTAAAGGTTATTCTCGATCTTATTTGTTGTATCCAGTTTCTCTCGCCTGTGACATTACCCATTCAAGTCTGATGAAACACCGGATCCCACTGACATATAATTATGCAGTTCTCTAATTGTAAATTAACCATTTTTTACCTTTATAAATTTGGATCTCAAGCTGTAGCTTAGTAAAGGATAAATCAATACAATCTACAAActaaggaaatggaaatggatgTTGTTGATTTTAGGCAGTTTACTAAATTTACTTCTAGCTTTGCAATGTTGGCATTGTTTATTGCTCATTCCCTTTTAAATCCCAAGTGAAAAATGATTGGCTGACTAGTGGCAATTCTTGGAGTTCTTTTACAAAAAGATTGTTTGTAAGCCTGcacaaatttaagaaaatggtAAATTCATAAAACTTGGAAAAAACGCTACTCTTTCTTTCCACTTGAATTTAAAGGGGAGGAAGTATCTGTGATATTTTCCTTTAGTTAGTAGTACACTATTTTTACTTTCATCACAttgaagtaaacaaagccttaGTTATGAGTTAAAAAGGTCTAGGTAGGATCATAAGCTGGTGTTGATGAGGTTACTGCTCATTTTAACTGGCGTACAGAATAAATCGGTTTCAAGTCGTGAAGATGGTTTTAAGACTACTAGTACATGAGAATTTGTGAATCTATGTCTGATAAGTTCCAAGTCGATCCTCTGGCCTTTGATTTGAGCTTAATATTTTGGTAAAAAAGTTTAATCCCATATTGATTTCTTGCCCCTCTTTTTCAGGTGTATTAGACATCTTATCTGGTGATTTACCCAAAGGTGTCAAAATTCATACAAAACATTTAGAAGCCCTGATAGAACTACACAATTTAACTGGGAGTTTTGCCAGGAATATTCAACACGTGTTTGCAGATTCAAATCAGCATGTGTTATTGGATACACTGAAAGCGGTCTACTTGCCATATGAAACTTTCAAACAGAGGTAGTCCCATTCTGCACACATTTCTGATTGGCTAGTATTAAACCTGTTTCTCCACACCTCCGTTCCTTGGTTTAACTAGGTAGATGTTTTGTGTTAATATGACAATTTCATATATGAGGATGGAAATTATATGCCGGAAActagatttattattttattgaattttactGAGGGGAATATTGTTATGGAAGATGATTCTAGTTTTATGCAATGACCAatgaatatttagttttattattataaatacctTTATTTGCAAAATTCCTCATGTAGATATGGGCAAATGGAGCGTGGTGTTCTGTCTGGGGGGGTCGCTGGTCTTGATCTTAGGGGAGTTAGTACTCGCATTATTGGTGTCCAGGGAGTTGAACTCAGTGAAACAGTGAGAAGAATGGAAGAAACCATCCCACTAGTCATTCTAATGCTTGAAGCTGCCATGGAAAGATGCATCAACTTTACTGGTGGTTCCGAGTTAGATGAACTAATCCTAGCCCTTGATGATGTAACAATACAATACATAACCATCCTTCAGGAAAATCTGAAAGCATTAAGAACAGTGTGTGGAGTGGATGTAACTGCGGATAACGCTGTAGGAAAGAAGGAAACTGGATCAGACAGACATGCTCGTAAAGTTGATTTTAGTTCCAATGAGGAGGAATGGTCTTTTGTTCAGGGTGCTTTACAGATTCTCACCGTTTCAGATTGCCTGACAAGCCGAATTTCAGTCTTTGAAGCTTCCTTGAAGTCCACACTTACTCGACTGAGCACTAATCTGTCATTTTCCGTGATGGGTTCAAATCTTGACCAGAGCCAATCACATTTGGATGACAATGATGGAGCTGGGGGATCTTCAACAGCAGGAAAAGCTTCCTTGGATGTTGCAGCTCTCAGGCTGGTTGATGTCCCTGAGAAGGCTCGGAAACTGTTTAGCCTCTTAGAACAGGTACTTGCCAGCATTCCCTTAATCTTAATATTTGAGGAAACAACTTTTTGATGCCACCTTATATTGTCTAGCAGAAACTAATCATAATCGTTGATTTACTTGCTGATATACTTTTAAAAAGGGCTAAAACCTACCAACCTAAAGAAACGAGTTATACTGATCACATGCAACATAGGATAAGTGCTTCTTGCTTAATGAGCTTCCCTTGGTTCTTGCAGTCCAAAGATCCCAGATTCCACGCACTTCCACTGTCTTCCCAAAGAGTAGCAGCCTTCTCTGAGGCAGTCAACGAGCTAGTCTATGACGTACTGATACTAAAAGTGAGACAACACTTCAATGATTTGTCTAACCTACCAATATGGTCTTCTGTTGAAGAAGCTAGTGCTTACCCTGTTCCAAGCTTTAGCGCCTACCCTCAGTCGTACGTGAACAATGTCGGTGAATACCTTCTTACCCTACCCCAGCAACTGGAGCCCCTTGCTGAGGGTATTTCCAACAGTGACACCAATGCTGAGGATGCACAATTTTTCGCAACTGAATGGATGTTCAAGGTAACTATACTCGCTGATTTACTTTATACTCGAATGTTAAACCCGAGTGTCTCATCTCATCAGGGTATGGATCTGTAGGTTGGCGAGGGAGCTAGTGCTCTTTACATAGAGCAGCTACGCGGGATCCAGAAGATCACAGACCGCGGAGCACAGCAGCTATCAGTGGATATCGAGTACTTGAGCAACGTGCTGTCGGCTCTGTCAATGCCAACTCCCCCAGTTCTTGCCACATTTCAGACATGCTTCTCAACGCCAAGGGATCAGCTCAAGGATCTTGTCAAATCGGATTCTGGAAATCAGCTAGATCTACCCACTGCTAACCTTGTGTGTAAGATGCGTGGCGTCAGACTAGATTAGTGCTCATCGTCGTCAACCTTTTCCAAATCGCTTGAATGACGAATCCATTTTTCCCTCATACATTTACTCGTATTGTATGAAATAGAGATTATGTGATTGTAAAAATGCAAATATTGGAAAAGCAGCTCTGCCAAAAAAGaattcttatatatatatatatatatatcaaactAAAAATTCTCATATTTTGAGTatactaatatatatttatgcTCTCTTATTACCGtgtaaacaaataaaaaagtaGTCACAACACAAAGATCTTCGTCCAGCGTTTTGTGTGCAGTAGGCCAACATCGTTGCCTGCCCTATCGAGCAGCGGACCTCATAATTCACCGCTACGTGCGGCGGCGACGACGCCTTCTGCCATCGGAAACTTCTATTAAGTTTCTGGAATAAAACACgcaataaaaacaaataaaatttcacaaaaacTAATAGTAGTACCTTTTGATTTCTGTTAcgttatttttcttattttattatatgtagCTGAttaaatgtcattttattaaatcttgtaGAAAAGTGATAAAAAAGAGTACTCCATAAAACTATTATCAAAAttcattaacaaaaaaaaccattaccaaaaataattatCTAATTAGAGTTACTTTTTAAACCACACATccaatgaaattattaaaatccaAACTAATTCGATTTCTAATGTAGCATAGTAATTTTGATTTAGGACGATTCAATACATCCCTATTCCGTTTTTACATTTAGAAACGAAAAGGAAACCTAAATTCAGGCTGCCACAGCAAATCTCGGCAACTGTAATCCGCCGTTGGCCGCCCTTCCTCCAACTCAGTGAGCACAGCGCATAACCCTAATTTTTTATTCGAAGGTGAGaaaatctttgtaattgattAGCTATTGCGTATCCTGCGCTTCCGATTTATCGTATAATTACAAGCGTCCATTGTGAGGCGAATTCTAGCTGACCAAGTGTTAACGGCAGGGGCTTTTGTAAGTAATGGCGACTGATAATGGCGACATACTGATGCTGGAGGCGCCACCGCAGCCGGCTCCTCCAGCGCCGGCAGCTCCAATAATTGATGCTTTGCCATACATTGATGACGACTATGGCAATCCGAAGGTTAAAGAAGAAGTCGACCGATTGGTGGAAGAGGAGATGCGGTTAAGCTCCAAGAAGCCTTCCGATTTCCTCAAAGAGCTCCCCCCTCTCCCCACATTCAATTTTCAGGTGCACACAGGGCTTCACTTTGGGACTTTTATCGAGttaataattattttgattttgttttgcaTTTATATCTGTGTTAGATAGATTTAGATGAAATCAACAAATAGATGTTTTAAGATTGGCCTCCCATCCTCTTCAATTTAAGTATGGTATTACCTTGAAATTTGTTTAGTGTATACTTATCTGATTATTGATTATCCCAATACTGTTGATATTTGGGG
This sequence is a window from Salvia splendens isolate huo1 chromosome 14, SspV2, whole genome shotgun sequence. Protein-coding genes within it:
- the LOC121766117 gene encoding conserved oligomeric Golgi complex subunit 7-like, with the translated sequence MMVDLSSFSEEKFDPKKWINNAVQQRHPQDPVEKHLVDLEMKLQMVSEEIAASLEEQSSAALLRVPRASRDVLRLRDDALSLRSSVASILISLKKAEGSSAESINALAKIDTVKRRMEAAYETLQDAAGLTQLSSTVEDVFASGDLPRAAETLANMRHCLAAVGEVAEFANIRKQLEVLEDRLDSMVQPRLTDALNNKKANVAQEMRGILIRIGRFKSLENYYTKVHLRSIKKLWEDFDLKQQSNKVANEKNEMEQFSRNVDSKSNVPTLSFAQWLPSFYDELLLYLEQEWKWCILAFPEDYKTLVPKLLTETMASICTSFVSRVNLATGNVVPETKALAKGVLDILSGDLPKGVKIHTKHLEALIELHNLTGSFARNIQHVFADSNQHVLLDTLKAVYLPYETFKQRYGQMERGVLSGGVAGLDLRGVSTRIIGVQGVELSETVRRMEETIPLVILMLEAAMERCINFTGGSELDELILALDDVTIQYITILQENLKALRTVCGVDVTADNAVGKKETGSDRHARKVDFSSNEEEWSFVQGALQILTVSDCLTSRISVFEASLKSTLTRLSTNLSFSVMGSNLDQSQSHLDDNDGAGGSSTAGKASLDVAALRLVDVPEKARKLFSLLEQSKDPRFHALPLSSQRVAAFSEAVNELVYDVLILKVRQHFNDLSNLPIWSSVEEASAYPVPSFSAYPQSYVNNVGEYLLTLPQQLEPLAEGISNSDTNAEDAQFFATEWMFKVGEGASALYIEQLRGIQKITDRGAQQLSVDIEYLSNVLSALSMPTPPVLATFQTCFSTPRDQLKDLVKSDSGNQLDLPTANLVCKMRGVRLD